A genome region from Desulfomicrobium macestii includes the following:
- a CDS encoding MGMT family protein: MTHQSFTIRVIEAIRSIPRGRVATYGQIAGMAGNLRAARQVARILHTCSHSEGLPWHRVVNREGRIALRVSQGYEDQKRLLENEGVEFDGTGRIDLERFLLGSDIGTGSGWVSESKRDGLGL, encoded by the coding sequence ATGACGCACCAATCCTTCACCATCCGGGTGATCGAAGCCATCCGCAGCATTCCCCGGGGCAGGGTGGCCACCTACGGACAGATCGCGGGCATGGCCGGAAACCTGCGGGCCGCCCGGCAGGTCGCGCGGATTCTTCACACGTGCTCGCACTCAGAAGGGTTGCCCTGGCACCGCGTGGTCAATCGGGAAGGACGCATCGCATTGCGGGTCTCCCAGGGTTACGAAGATCAGAAGCGGTTGCTCGAAAACGAGGGCGTCGAGTTCGACGGGACGGGCCGCATTGATCTGGAGCGCTTTCTGCTGGGGTCGGATATTGGGACTGGGTCGGGCTGGGTTTCTGAGAGCAAAAGAGACGGGCTGGGTCTCTGA
- a CDS encoding LysR family transcriptional regulator has product MTERMLESLDMRQLRYFAVVAEELNLRRAAERLFMAQPPLSRHMKRLEEFLGVALFVRHSRGLTLTTEGERVLEIVRPVLELETATRERLHALRVAGARAPVVGLTTAFEQGVFAALESRLFATHGPGLRLERATSPRLVRDVRRGKVDAAFVALPLDAPGLHVVPLSYAEPLLAVLPEGWPEATQGRHRLRDLSGKPLFWFRREGHPAFFDHTKQVFAHAGFAPMLKEEPAEHDVLLARIAAGEGMGLFPASFSAIRRTGVVFAALAEGNLLGIRLGLITRTDLEALAESLVRLAEDALTSAKNLSAP; this is encoded by the coding sequence ATGACGGAACGTATGCTCGAATCCCTGGACATGCGGCAGCTGCGCTATTTCGCGGTGGTGGCCGAAGAATTGAACCTGCGCCGGGCGGCGGAGCGCCTGTTCATGGCCCAGCCGCCCCTGAGCCGCCACATGAAGCGGCTGGAGGAGTTCTTGGGCGTGGCGCTGTTTGTCCGCCATTCCCGGGGCCTGACCCTGACGACGGAAGGGGAAAGGGTACTCGAAATCGTCCGTCCCGTACTGGAACTGGAGACGGCCACCCGTGAGCGGCTGCACGCCTTGCGCGTCGCCGGAGCGCGTGCCCCTGTCGTCGGCCTGACCACGGCTTTCGAACAGGGGGTCTTCGCGGCCCTGGAGTCGCGGCTTTTCGCCACCCATGGGCCGGGGCTGCGTCTGGAGCGCGCGACATCGCCCCGCCTGGTTCGCGATGTGCGCAGGGGCAAAGTCGATGCGGCCTTCGTGGCGCTGCCTCTCGACGCGCCTGGGCTGCATGTCGTGCCGTTGTCCTACGCGGAGCCGCTGCTCGCCGTCCTGCCGGAGGGCTGGCCCGAGGCCACGCAGGGCCGCCATCGCTTGCGCGATCTGAGCGGGAAGCCTCTCTTCTGGTTCCGGCGCGAAGGGCACCCCGCGTTTTTCGATCACACGAAACAGGTCTTCGCCCACGCCGGTTTCGCGCCGATGCTCAAGGAGGAACCGGCCGAGCATGACGTGCTGCTGGCCCGCATCGCTGCTGGTGAAGGCATGGGGCTGTTCCCCGCGTCGTTTTCCGCCATCCGCAGAACCGGGGTGGTTTTCGCCGCGTTGGCTGAAGGGAATCTCCTTGGTATCCGTTTGGGGCTGATAACCCGCACTGATCTCGAAGCCCTCGCGGAGAGCCTAGTGCGACTGGCCGAGGATGCACTGACAAGCGCTAAAAATTTGAGTGCTCCCTGA
- a CDS encoding carboxymuconolactone decarboxylase family protein, protein MTRYETGLAMLAKVDGSVGEKVIESLKDIAPDFGRYLVECFGDIYSRPGLDLKSREIAVVAALTALGTAGPQLRVHLHAALNVGCTREEIVEVIMQMSAYAGFPAALNGLFAAKEVFAERLADGRG, encoded by the coding sequence ATGACACGCTACGAGACGGGACTCGCCATGCTCGCAAAGGTCGATGGCAGCGTCGGGGAAAAGGTTATCGAGAGCCTGAAGGACATCGCGCCGGACTTTGGGCGCTACCTCGTTGAATGCTTCGGAGACATTTACTCCAGGCCGGGCCTGGACCTCAAAAGCCGGGAAATCGCCGTGGTCGCGGCCCTGACCGCCCTGGGGACGGCCGGACCGCAGCTTCGGGTCCACCTGCACGCTGCCCTTAATGTCGGCTGCACGCGGGAGGAGATTGTCGAGGTCATCATGCAGATGTCGGCCTACGCCGGTTTTCCCGCAGCCCTGAACGGGCTCTTCGCGGCCAAGGAGGTGTTCGCCGAGCGGCTGGCCGACGGCAGGGGATAA